The stretch of DNA GCCCAAGTCAACGGCGCAGACGGCCCGCTGCTGAAGGACGCCGCGTTCCGCCAGACGCTCGCCGACTGGTGGGTGCAATCGGAGGGCCTGCGCAACACCCGGATGCGGACGATCACCGCGCTGTCGAAGGGGCAGGTGCCCGGCCCCGAAAGCTCGATCGGCAAGATCGTCGCTGCCAACCAGCTCCAGGCGATCGGCAACACCGCGGTCGAGGCGAGCGATCAATACGGCATCATATCCGACCCCGCGCTGACTCCGCTGAAAGGCGCCTTCCACGCCGCGACGATGTGGGCGCCGGGCTTGCGGATCGCCGGCGGCACCGACGAGATCCTCAAGAATATCATCGCCGAACGCGTCCTAGGCCTCCCCGGCGAAATCCGGGTGGACAAGGATCAGGCGTTCCGGGATCTCCCGGTGGGAGCTTGAGTAGATGGTTTGGACCGCGCCGCCCGGCTCTCCGTCAATCGCCGATCAGCGCCGAAAAATCATTCGCCGCGGCAACCCGCCTAACATGAGGTGGAGCACAGTTTCCGCCCCCGACATAATCTTTGAATGTCTCGCGAGCTTGCAGGTTCGTCAAAAGGTAGAATTTCGGCGACATTGATCTGATATCGAGCTCAATGAATATGAAAAAGTCCGCGCCGCCTTTTGCATCCATATTAACTGGCCAACGGGTAATTTCCGAGGGACGCTTCAGAAATTGCCGCGTCTTGACTTCGATCGACTTTGCATGTCCCGACACGACAACCATAATATCATGGCCGGGCGCACCTTCGGGGCTCATGTACGCTGCATATCCGAGGCTGTTCAACTTCGCTACCGCAAGAAGTTCGCCGAGCGTTCCTGATTGGAGTGATGAGAGTTTTGTCAACACGGCGCGATGATAGCGAGGAAATGGTTGGCCGCACAGGGTGCAACTTACTCAATATCTCCATCAGGTGACCGTCTGCAACCTAACAAAATATCACTGCTCGGAATTTTCCTCTTGCTCGTCGTGCCGAGAATTGACGCGGCTCCCCGCCCATTCGAATATCTGCCAAGGATGCCCCGATGACCGATATGCACACCATCCTAACCGCCCAGCGTGATGCGTTCATGGCCGATATGCCGGTCACCAAGGCGGTCCGCCTCGATCGGCTCAAGCGCGCGGCGGCGATGGTGCGGGATAACGCGGCGCGGTTCTGCGATGCGGTGTCGGAGGATTTCGGACATCGGAGCCGTGAGCAGACGATGATGACCGATATCGGCGCCTCGCTTGCGCCGATCGCGCATGCCGCCAAGCATCTCGACCGCTGGATGAGGCGCGAGCGCCGCGCGGTACAGTTTCCCTTGGGACTACTCGGCGCGAAGGCGTGGGTCGAATATCAGCCCAAGGGCGTGATCGGCATCATCGCGCCGTGGAATTTCCCCGTGAACCTGCTGATCGCGCCGCTCGCGGGCGTGTTCGCCGCGGGCAACCGGGCGATGGCGAAGACGAGCGAATACACGCCAGCGACCGCGGCGCTGTTCGAGGAACTCGTGCCGAAGTATTTCACGCAGGACGAACTCGCGATCGTCTCGGGCGGAGCGGATGTCGGGAAGGACTTCTCGGCGCTGCCGTTCGACCATCTCGTCTTCACCGGCGCGACGGCGATCGGCCGACATATCCTCCACGCAGCAGCCGACAATCTCACCCCCGTTACGCTCGAACTGGGCGGCAAGTCGCCCGTCATCCTCGGTGCATCGGCGGATATCGCGCGCGCGACCGAACGCGTGACGCTCGGCAAGATGATGAACGCGGGGCAGATCTGCCTCGCGCCCGACTATATGCTCGTCCCCTCGGCGGACGAGGCCAAGGTCGTCGACGGCATCAAGGCCGCGGCTAGCGCGATGTACCCGTCCCTGCTCGCCAACGCCGACTACACCTCGGTGATCAACGATCGCCATCACCAGCGCCTCACCGACTGGATCGCCGACGCCCGCGCGAAGGGTGCGACGGTCGAGGTCGTGAACCCCGCCAACGAGGATTTCGCGAGCGCCAATTCGCGGAAGATGCCGCTGCATATCGTCCGCGACGCGACCGACGACATGATCGTGATGCAGGAGGAGATCTTCGGCCCCGTGCTGCCGATCCGCCGCTACGACGGGATCGACGATGCGATCGCGCAGGTGAACCGCCGCAATCGTCCGCTCGCGCTGTATTATTTCGGCAGTGACGAGGCCGAACGGCGCCGCGTGATGGACCGGACCATCTCGGGCGGCGTCACGCTCGACGACGTGATCTTTCATGTGTCGATGGAGGACCTTCCGTTCGGCGGCAGCGGTCCGTCGGGGATGGGCGCGTATCACGGGATCGACGGCTTCCGTACGTTCAGCCATGCGCGGGCGGTCTACAAGCAGTCGAAGTTGGACGTTGCCAAGCTTGCCGGGTTGAAGCCGCCTTATGGTGCGGCGGCGGCGAAGACGATCGCGCGGGTGATGCGGGGGTGATGGCTTGCGTGAGTGTTATGTGTGCCCTCACCCTTCCCACGGTTGAGTAGCCGCGGGCCCCTTCCCTCTCCCCGGGGGAGAGGGCGATGGGTCACTGGCGTAACAATATCGCCGTGGTCGCGGAATCGTCTTCGATCTGTCGCCGACGCGTCACGGGGATCGGCAATGGGCCGCTGAGCGCCGTCGCGCTTCAGGGGACATCATGCAGACCATATCGTCGCTCTTCGCCGGTGTCGCACTCGCGGCGCTCGCCACGCCTGCCGCTTTTGCCCAGGCGACGCCGGCGTCCGGGCCGGAAACTCCGGTAGCCGCGTCGGCGGAGGTCCAGGTCGATCCTGCACCCGAGACGTCGGCCGACATCGTCGTGCTCGGGTTCGGCCAGAGCCGCCAGGTGCAGAGCGTCAGCGCGGTCGATCTCGCGCGGCTCACCCCGGGATCGAGCCCGTTGAAGGCGATCCAGAAGCTTCCCGGCGTCAATTTCCAGGCCTCCGATCCGTTCGGCGCGTATGAGTGGGCGGTCCGCATTTCGCTCCGCGGCTTCAACCAGAACCAGCTCGGCTTCACGCTGGACGGCGTGCCGCTCGGCGACATGAGCTATGGCAACGTCAACGGCCTGCACATCAGCCGCGCGATCATCTCGGAGAACGTCGCCCGTACCGAAGTCGCGCAGGGCGCCGGCGCGCTCGGCACCGCCTCGACCAGCAATCTCGGCGGCACGATCCAGTTCTTCAGCGACAAGCCGCGCGATACCGCCAACGTTACCGGTGGCGGCACCTATGGCTCAGACAATACGTACCGCGGATTTGCCCGGCTCGACAGCGGCGACCTCGGCGGCGGGCTGAAGGGCTATCTGAGCTACGGCTACCTCACCACCGACAAGTGGAAGGGCGACGGCGTCCAGCGTCAGCATCAGGCGAACGGCAAGATCGTCAAGGATCTCGGCGCGTTCGGCAGCCTGTCCGCGTTCGTGAACTTCTCCGACCGTCGCGAGCAGGATTACCAGGATCTCAGCTACGACATCATCCGCCGCCGTGGCCTACGCAACGACAACATCGCCGGCAATTACCCGCTCGCGCTGCAGATCGGGAAAACCTACCAGAACCAGGCGGCGCTCGGCACGTACACGCGCGCGAACAACGGCTCGTCGGTCGGCTTCGTCGCGCCTTGGGCGGGCACCGGAACGACCTTCCCGACCGGGTTCGGCACGGTCGACGACGCCTATTTCGATGCCGGTGGCGTGCGGCGCGATTATCTTGGCGGCGTCACGCTGGACGCGAACCTGACGCCCGAACTGACGATGACCACGACCGGTTATTATCACGACAACAAGGGGCAAGGGTCATGGATCACGCCGTATTCGCCAACCCCCGTCGGTGCGCTGAACCAGGACGGCAGCGCAATCACCGCGGCCAGCCCACTCGGCTTCCGGACGACCGAATACAGCATCAAGCGCGGCGGGGCGCTCAGCAACATCGCCTATGAGACGGGTGCGAACACCTTCGAGATCGGCGGTTGGCTGGAGACCAACACTTTCACGCAGGCACGGCGTTTCTACGGGATGACCGACAGCGCCGAGCCCAACCGCGATGTGCTGAAGTTCCAGAAGAATTCGTACGCGACGCAATGGGACGGCAAATACGGCACCGACACGATGCAGTATCATGTCGAGGATACGCTCAAGCTCATCAACGATCGGCTGATCGTCAACGCCGGGTGGAAGGGCGCCTATGTCGTCAACAGCGCGACGATGCTGCCCGACACGACCTCGCCGCTGTCGGTCGGTCGTATCTCGGCGAAGGACTGGTTCCAGCCGCAGGCCGGTATCCTGTTCAAGCTGACTCCGGCGGCGGAAGTGTTCGCGGACTATACCGAGAATATGCGGGCGTTCGTGTCGTCGGCGACGACCGGGCCTTTCGCGGCGACGCAGGCCGGCTTCAACGCCGTCCGCGGTCGCCTCAAGCCCGAGCGGTCGAAGACGGCGGAGGGCGGCGTTCGTCTTCACAGCGGACCGTTCCAGGCTTCGGCGGTCGGCTATTATGTCGACTTCTCGAACCGCCTGCTCGCGTTTGCGAACGGCGTCGGCATCCTCGGCAACGCACCGACGCTCAACAACGCCGGCAGCGTGCGGACGTACGGTGCCGAGGTCTCGGCGAACTACCGCGTGTTCCGGCCGCTGTCGCTGTTCGCGAGCTATTCCTACACCAACGCGGAATATCAGGACACCGTCACCGACGCCTCGGGCTCCGTCCAGGTCCGCAAGGGCGATACCGTCGTCGACACGCCCAAGCACATGGTCAAGGGCGAGATCGTGCTCGAACAGTCGGGCTTCACCGGCCGGGTCGGCGCGGATTACATGAGCAAGCGCTACTTCACCTACCTCAACGACCAATCGGTGCCGGCCCGCGTGCTAGTGGATGCCAGCATCGGTTACCGGTTCGACGGCGAAGGCGCGCTGCACGGCGTCGCCATCGAGGGCAACGTGACCAACCTGACGAACAAGAAGTACGTCGCGACGATCGGGTCGAACGGCTTTACCGCGAGTGGCGACAACCAGACCCTGCTGGCCGGCTCGCCACGGCAGTTCTTCGTGTCGCTGAAGAAGGGCTTTTAAAGTCCGAAAGAGTATCGGGCCGGGCAGCGTTCGCCCGGTCCGATATCACTCTACCGCGCGCAGCTTCGGACGTCCGGGTGGCGACTGGCGCAGCAGTTCGTCGACCCGCGCGGCAAGGTCGGTCTGGCGGAACGGCTTCGACAGACGGATGACGCCTTCGGGCACGTCCTCGCCCGCCGCGGCATAGCCAGTCACGAGCAAGGCTGGGATACGATTGCCCGCCGACCATAATTCACTGATCAACTGCCCCCCGGTCATGCCGGGCATGAGATAATCGCTGACCAGCACGTCGGCATCGACGCCCGACCGGATCGCCGACAGGGCCTGGCTGGCGGAGGATACCTCGACCACGACATAGCCGATGTCGCGCAGCATGTCGGCGGTTGCCGCACGAACGAGATCCTCGTCGTCGACCAGCAGCACCTTGGCAGCACGGCGTGCGGTGACGGGCTCGGCCGTGTTCTCGATGGTATCGACCGCCGCTTCCTCGGTTGCCGGCAGCCAAAGCTCGACCGTCGTGCCGGAGCCGGGTTCGCTCGTGAGGCGCAACGTGCCGCCCGATTGCGCAGCGAGGCCGTGGACCATCGAAAGCCCCAGCCCGGTGCCCTTGCCGACGCCCTTGGTAGAAAAGAACGGCTCGGTCGCACGCGCCAGCGTCGCGCGGTCCATGCCTACGCCGGTGTCGATCGCTGCGATCCGGACGTAGCGGTCCGGCGAGAGCCCGATGACGTTGCGCTCGTCGACGACGATCTCGCTCACCGTCAGGGTGAGCTTGCCGCCACCGGGCATAGCGTCGCGCGCGTTGATCGCGAGGTTGAGGAGCGCGAGTTCGAGCTGATTGGGATCGACGCGTGCCGACGACAGATGACGCGGGATTTCGATCGTCACGGCGATCGAGGGTCCGAGCGAGCGCCGCATCAGGTCGACCAGTCCGTCGATCAACGCGCCGATATCGACCGCGCGGGGTTGCAGAGCCTGTCGACGGGCGAAGGCGAGCAATCGCTGCGTCAACGTCGCGGCGCGCTCCGCCGCCTGCAACGCGCCGCCGATCATTCGTTGCGTGCGCTCGTCGTCCTTGTGCCGCCTGCGCAACAGATCGAGGCTGCCGACGATCGGGGTCAGCAAATTGTTGAAATCATGCGCGACGCCACCGGTCAGCTGCCCGATAGCGTCCATCTTCTGCGCCTGCGCGAGTTGCGCGTCGGCTTCCTTGCGGTCGGTGACGTCCGAGACGACGCCGGTCATCCGCGTGGCCTTGCCGGCATCGTCATACTGGACCCGCCCCTTGGCGACGAGCCAGCGCGACTCGCCGTCGGCGGCATCGATGCGGTACTCGACGTCGATCGCGCCGGTCTTCGTCGCCTCGGTCATAGCCTGCGTCACCATGCCACGCTGCTTGACGTCGACATGGCTGAGGAACGTCTCCAGGCTCCATTCCGAGCGCCCCTCGGGATAGCCGTAGATCGCATCGTGACGCTGCGTCCGACGCGAGACCCCCGTTTCCAGGTCGATATCCCAGCTTCCCATGCCCGCGGCTTCGAGCGCGATCTCGAGGCTCTCGCGAGCGGTCCTCAGTTCGCTGGTCCGATCCAGCACGGCGCGTTCGAGCGTTACCGCGACGTCGCGCAACTCATATTGTCGACGACGTGCCGTGATCGCAGACCGGATCGCGCCCAGCATAGCCTCGGCATGCAGCGGCCGTTCAAGCAGCAGGACATTGCCGAGATCCGCGAGGCGTTGCGTCGCACGCTCGGTACGCGGTGTCCGGGTGCCGTTGGCGAGAACGACGAACTGGATATCGGCCCAATTGGGTTGCGCCGCTACCCATTCCGCGAGTGGCGCAACCTCCTCGGTGGTCAACGCTTCCTCGGTCAGCATCACAGCGGCAGCGCCCCTGTTCAACTCGAACACCAATTCGGTCTGGTCGCGACAGACGAACGCGACGATATCGTTGCGGCCGAGCAAGTCCGACGCGATCGCCGCATCGCGCCCGCGCGGCGCCAGGATCAGGACGCGATCGTCCATGTCAGCCGCGAATGTCCCGTATTCCCATCCGGCTGGCCATCAACGTCTTTCCTTCGCCCGAGAATGTCGGGACCCCGGTCAGCACGCCTTGGAATTCGCGCAGGGGCTCGCCGACCAGCAATCCGTTGCTACCGATCTGAAACTCCCGGATCGTGCGTTCGTGCCGTGCGGTACGGGTCTTGATGACCGAAATCGCCTGGCGCACCTCTCCATGCGCTTCGAAATAGCGGAGCTGGACGATCGTATCGGACAGATAGCTGAGATCGACGTCGGACCGAACGTCGCCGGTGATCCCGTGCAGGCCGAGGATCAACAGGCTGACGATCCCCTTCTGGCCGAGATACGTCAGCATCTCATGCATCTGGAGAATCAAGAACTGCTCGTTCGGCATCGCCTGGAGGTAGGCGTTGAGGCTGTCGATCACGACGATCTTCGCGCCGTGCCGTTCGACCGCCGCGCGCACCGCACCCGAGAATTCCCCCGGCGACATCTCGGCAGGATCGATCGCCCGCAGTTCTAGCTGTCCGTTCTCGACGAACGGCATCAGGTCCATGCCGAGCGACGCGCTACGCTTCAGCAGCGTGGGCAGACGCTCGTCGAACAGGAAATACGCGGCCCGCTCGCCTCGCTTCAACGCTGCGATCATCGACTGGACCGACGCGGTGGTCTTGCCGACGCCGGCGGGGCCGGTCAGCAACGTGGCAGTGCCGGGGATCAGGCCACCACCCAACAGCGCGTCGAGTTCGATCGAACCGGTCGACACGGCATCGTCCGAATATTTCATCACGTGCTCGGACGCGATGAGGCGCGGATACACGCACAGGCCGCCGCGCTCGATCTCGAAGTCGTGATAGCCGCCGCGATACCGCACGCCGCGCATCTTCACGACGTGAAGGCGACGGCGTTGCGCACCGAACCCCGACAAGGTCTGTTCCAGAGAAACGACGCCGTGCGCGATGCTGTGCAACTGGAGGTCGCTGCCCGAGCCGCTCTTGTCGTCGAGAAACAGCACGGTGCAGGCCCGCGTCGAGAAGAAGTGCTTGAGCGCCAGGATCTGGCGCCGATAGCGGATCGGGCTCTGCGCGAGCAGGCGCAACTCGGACAGGCTGTCGATCACCACGCGCTTCGGGCGAAGCTCGTCGACCTTGGCCATCACGTCGCGGATCGTCTCGCCCAGCTCGACCTCGCTGGGATGCAGCAACGTCTGTTCGTGATCTTCGCCAAAGCCGTCGGCGGGTACCATTTCGAACAACGACAGCGAGTCCAGCGACCAGCCGTGAGTCTGCGCCACCGCGCGAAGTTCGAAACCTCGGTCTCGGCGAGCGTGATATACAGCCCGGCCTCACCGACCGAAGCACCGGCCAGGAGGAAACCGAGCCCCAGCGTGGTCTTGCCCGTACCCGGCGTGCCCTCGATCAGGTACATCCGGTCCGGCGTCAGTCCTCCGTTCAGAATGTCGTCGAGCCCGTCGATACCGGTCCGTGCGAGTGCCGGTAGATGTCCGTCTAGTGCCAAGTCGGCAGTCCTTCCCGTGATCGTCCCGCGCATGGTGCGATCAATCGTGCCGGTCCTAGGTTATAACCGTCGGATCGCATAGCCTTGTGGTCATTCGACGCCGAGAGAACTTAATGTCGCTCAAGCATTCCTTTCCGCCAATTATGGGTCCCGATGCGCGTATCCTGGTGCTCGGCAGTTTGCCCGGGGACCGGTCGCTGGCAGCACAGCGGTATTACGCGCATCCGCAGAACCAGTTCTGGCATCTGATGTCGCCGGTCGTCGGCTGCGATCTCGCTGCGCTGGACTATGAGGATCGGCTGGCGGCATTGCGGGTGAGCGGCGTAGCGCTGTGGGATGTTATCGGCTCGGCTCGGCGGGCGGGGAGCAGCGACGCGGCGATCCTCGACGTTCAAGGCAACGACATCGCGGCACTCGTGGCGCAGCTACCGAAGCTCCGAGCGGTCGCCTTCAACGGCGGGACCGCGCTCAAGCAGGGCCTGAAGCTGCTCGGACCGGGTTACGACGGACCGGCGATCATCGCTCTCCCGTCCAGCAGCCCGCTTCACACGGTGGGCTTGGCGGCAAAGCAACCGGCCTGGAACCAACTCGCGGCGTTCCTGCTCGACCCGACCTGATCGTAGGCCTTCGCCAGACGTTCGACATTACGGGGCAGAGCTATGTGCTCGGGTTCGTGCTCCCGAAATCTACCTCCACGTCACGACGACCTACACGTTGCTGCGGATGCGCGGCGTCCCGATCGGCAAGATGGACTATCTCGGTCGGTAAACACCTGTCGGGTACTAGCGGACGCGTCCGCGCTCCGGCAAGACTAGGTGATGTCGATCGAAACGTTTATCGCCGAATACGGCCTTGCCGCGATATTCCTCGGTGCGGGGATTGAGGGTGAAACCGCCGTCGTGACCGGTGGCGTGTTGGCGCATCAGCATTTGCTGCCGCTCTGGGGCAGCGCTGCGGCGGCGGTCGCCGGATCGTTTGCCGCGGACCAGCTCTTCTTCCTTGCCGGGCGCCGTTACCGCGATACCGCCCGCGTGCGCAGGATCGCCGCCAGGCCGGCATTCGCGAAGGCACTCGATACGCTGGAGCGCTACCCGACGATCTTCATCCTCGGCTTCCGCTTCCTCTATGGCCTGCGCACGATCAGCCCGATCGCGATCGGCACGTCGCACGTCCCCGCGCGCACGTTCATGGTGCTCAACGCGGTCTCGGCGGCGATCTGGGGCGTGATGTTCACGGGCATCGGCTATCTGTTCGGCGACACGCTGCTAGAGGCGGTCCACAGCATCATGCCGAAGCACAAGCTGGCGGGCGTCGTGGTCCTTGCGATCGTCGTTGCGGTCGTGATGACGGCGATCCGCTATTGGCGCGGACGTCGATCGAATGCCACAGCAAAGACTCGATGACTGCCGTTCGATCCTTGGAGATGTGGGCCGCGCAAGTAGTGGTCCAGCAGAGGGGGCTCGGCTGGACCACGAGGTTCCGTCTAGGGAGCTTCACTTCGCCTCGACGTTACCCCTTTGTAATACCCATTGAACGGATGGGAATAGAGATATCCGCAATGTTCGGCGAACAGAGTATAATTTGCGCCGCCCGACTATGACTTGATCACCAGCTCAGGCCGGCACGTGCGTAGACGTAGCGCCCGTTGAACCCGAACGGCGAGTAATACGGGTAACCGATGACCCCGGTCGTGTTATTGGCGATGCTCGTCGCGTCGGGGTAGACGTCGAACAGGTTGCTGACGCCAAGCCCGATCTGCGCGCCCTTCTTCGCCTGATAGCGGAGTTCGAGATCGGTGATTAGGTGCTTGCC from Sphingomonas faeni encodes:
- a CDS encoding DUF1993 family protein — encoded protein: MYLHVTTTYTLLRMRGVPIGKMDYLGR
- a CDS encoding ATPase domain-containing protein, with the translated sequence MALDGHLPALARTGIDGLDDILNGGLTPDRMYLIEGTPGTGKTTLGLGFLLAGASVGEAGLYITLAETEVSNFARWRRLTAGRWTRCRCSKWYPPTALAKITNRRCCIPARSSWARRSAT
- a CDS encoding ATPase domain-containing protein, which produces MVPADGFGEDHEQTLLHPSEVELGETIRDVMAKVDELRPKRVVIDSLSELRLLAQSPIRYRRQILALKHFFSTRACTVLFLDDKSGSGSDLQLHSIAHGVVSLEQTLSGFGAQRRRLHVVKMRGVRYRGGYHDFEIERGGLCVYPRLIASEHVMKYSDDAVSTGSIELDALLGGGLIPGTATLLTGPAGVGKTTASVQSMIAALKRGERAAYFLFDERLPTLLKRSASLGMDLMPFVENGQLELRAIDPAEMSPGEFSGAVRAAVERHGAKIVVIDSLNAYLQAMPNEQFLILQMHEMLTYLGQKGIVSLLILGLHGITGDVRSDVDLSYLSDTIVQLRYFEAHGEVRQAISVIKTRTARHERTIREFQIGSNGLLVGEPLREFQGVLTGVPTFSGEGKTLMASRMGIRDIRG
- a CDS encoding coniferyl aldehyde dehydrogenase, with protein sequence MTDMHTILTAQRDAFMADMPVTKAVRLDRLKRAAAMVRDNAARFCDAVSEDFGHRSREQTMMTDIGASLAPIAHAAKHLDRWMRRERRAVQFPLGLLGAKAWVEYQPKGVIGIIAPWNFPVNLLIAPLAGVFAAGNRAMAKTSEYTPATAALFEELVPKYFTQDELAIVSGGADVGKDFSALPFDHLVFTGATAIGRHILHAAADNLTPVTLELGGKSPVILGASADIARATERVTLGKMMNAGQICLAPDYMLVPSADEAKVVDGIKAAASAMYPSLLANADYTSVINDRHHQRLTDWIADARAKGATVEVVNPANEDFASANSRKMPLHIVRDATDDMIVMQEEIFGPVLPIRRYDGIDDAIAQVNRRNRPLALYYFGSDEAERRRVMDRTISGGVTLDDVIFHVSMEDLPFGGSGPSGMGAYHGIDGFRTFSHARAVYKQSKLDVAKLAGLKPPYGAAAAKTIARVMRG
- a CDS encoding DNA-deoxyinosine glycosylase, with product MSLKHSFPPIMGPDARILVLGSLPGDRSLAAQRYYAHPQNQFWHLMSPVVGCDLAALDYEDRLAALRVSGVALWDVIGSARRAGSSDAAILDVQGNDIAALVAQLPKLRAVAFNGGTALKQGLKLLGPGYDGPAIIALPSSSPLHTVGLAAKQPAWNQLAAFLLDPT
- a CDS encoding TonB-dependent receptor: MQTISSLFAGVALAALATPAAFAQATPASGPETPVAASAEVQVDPAPETSADIVVLGFGQSRQVQSVSAVDLARLTPGSSPLKAIQKLPGVNFQASDPFGAYEWAVRISLRGFNQNQLGFTLDGVPLGDMSYGNVNGLHISRAIISENVARTEVAQGAGALGTASTSNLGGTIQFFSDKPRDTANVTGGGTYGSDNTYRGFARLDSGDLGGGLKGYLSYGYLTTDKWKGDGVQRQHQANGKIVKDLGAFGSLSAFVNFSDRREQDYQDLSYDIIRRRGLRNDNIAGNYPLALQIGKTYQNQAALGTYTRANNGSSVGFVAPWAGTGTTFPTGFGTVDDAYFDAGGVRRDYLGGVTLDANLTPELTMTTTGYYHDNKGQGSWITPYSPTPVGALNQDGSAITAASPLGFRTTEYSIKRGGALSNIAYETGANTFEIGGWLETNTFTQARRFYGMTDSAEPNRDVLKFQKNSYATQWDGKYGTDTMQYHVEDTLKLINDRLIVNAGWKGAYVVNSATMLPDTTSPLSVGRISAKDWFQPQAGILFKLTPAAEVFADYTENMRAFVSSATTGPFAATQAGFNAVRGRLKPERSKTAEGGVRLHSGPFQASAVGYYVDFSNRLLAFANGVGILGNAPTLNNAGSVRTYGAEVSANYRVFRPLSLFASYSYTNAEYQDTVTDASGSVQVRKGDTVVDTPKHMVKGEIVLEQSGFTGRVGADYMSKRYFTYLNDQSVPARVLVDASIGYRFDGEGALHGVAIEGNVTNLTNKKYVATIGSNGFTASGDNQTLLAGSPRQFFVSLKKGF
- a CDS encoding DedA family protein; amino-acid sequence: MSIETFIAEYGLAAIFLGAGIEGETAVVTGGVLAHQHLLPLWGSAAAAVAGSFAADQLFFLAGRRYRDTARVRRIAARPAFAKALDTLERYPTIFILGFRFLYGLRTISPIAIGTSHVPARTFMVLNAVSAAIWGVMFTGIGYLFGDTLLEAVHSIMPKHKLAGVVVLAIVVAVVMTAIRYWRGRRSNATAKTR
- a CDS encoding PAS domain-containing hybrid sensor histidine kinase/response regulator, translated to MDDRVLILAPRGRDAAIASDLLGRNDIVAFVCRDQTELVFELNRGAAAVMLTEEALTTEEVAPLAEWVAAQPNWADIQFVVLANGTRTPRTERATQRLADLGNVLLLERPLHAEAMLGAIRSAITARRRQYELRDVAVTLERAVLDRTSELRTARESLEIALEAAGMGSWDIDLETGVSRRTQRHDAIYGYPEGRSEWSLETFLSHVDVKQRGMVTQAMTEATKTGAIDVEYRIDAADGESRWLVAKGRVQYDDAGKATRMTGVVSDVTDRKEADAQLAQAQKMDAIGQLTGGVAHDFNNLLTPIVGSLDLLRRRHKDDERTQRMIGGALQAAERAATLTQRLLAFARRQALQPRAVDIGALIDGLVDLMRRSLGPSIAVTIEIPRHLSSARVDPNQLELALLNLAINARDAMPGGGKLTLTVSEIVVDERNVIGLSPDRYVRIAAIDTGVGMDRATLARATEPFFSTKGVGKGTGLGLSMVHGLAAQSGGTLRLTSEPGSGTTVELWLPATEEAAVDTIENTAEPVTARRAAKVLLVDDEDLVRAATADMLRDIGYVVVEVSSASQALSAIRSGVDADVLVSDYLMPGMTGGQLISELWSAGNRIPALLVTGYAAAGEDVPEGVIRLSKPFRQTDLAARVDELLRQSPPGRPKLRAVE